The Pecten maximus chromosome 11, xPecMax1.1, whole genome shotgun sequence genome has a segment encoding these proteins:
- the LOC117337601 gene encoding carboxypeptidase N subunit 2-like: MALGILRSSLLVAVVISVCWTGIALSCPVSCNCFQNNYGTTVRCRNKAISSVISGLPENTKRLEILSAQGASSLSQTTFDGGNIKSVTSLLIQDSRIQSINDNTFSKFTNLNNLNLTQNSIRSITKNAFAGLNQLATLDLSSNDLQQIEDEFTPLIQLQHLDLSFNSITSIQNGAFNAQVILNFLKLDSNKLQTVHGHTFQGLRNLRTLKIRSCGLHSLASDLFNIIRILQTLDIGDNLIYQLPSTDTFQHIPSTLQHFIADGNQISVLVRHQFSRLNLNTLDLSRNRISLLSHASFSECNIRNLYLSSNSVTSIEENALASLAPQLERLVLSKNPLQSIPLHVFDGLYRLIYLNLSTCSLTKLEDLQFQSLQSLRSLDLSMNSLQYIPNAAVSKFENLQELGLYGNQWHCDCHIRPLWNWLQGFVHGILVCPTGQNIAMLSNCKTPMCESPSGVRNLQISTLSEEDIQVCQESGDQENMSVGTIIGLALGSMVVVILFGILVVCICRHRHGRPLPVICTTNSNASSHKEDREKSTTPFKDVDMGSLNESDKDFVVKRYFRSMENQPTSVASYRGTPSLSHKEFDFNESCPSIHSVNSVFNGPIGYESTV; the protein is encoded by the coding sequence ATGGCACTGGGAATCCTAAGAAGTTCTCTGCTGGTTGCGGTGGTGATTTCAGTATGCTGGACAGGCATTGCTCTTTCGTGTCCAGTGTCTTGTAATTGTTTCCAGAATAACTATGGGACAACTGTTCGCTGTCGAAATAAAGCTATCAGTTCCGTGATCTCAGGCCTTCCAGAAAACACAAAACGTTTGGAGATTCTTTCAGCTCAAGGTGCATCAAGTTTGTCGCAGACCACCTTCGACGGAGGCAACATAAAGAGTGTCACCAGTCTTCTTATACAGGACAGCAGAATACAGAGTATCAACGATAATACATTTTCAAAGTTCACCAACCTGAACAACCTTAACCTCACCCAAAATAGTATCAGGTCCATTACTAAGAATGCTTTTGCTGGACTCAACCAACTAGCAACACTGGATCTTTCTTCCAATGATTTGCAACAAATTGAGGATGAGTTCACTCCCTTGATCCAGCTTCAGCACTTGGACTTGAGCTTCAATTCAATAACTAGTATCCAGAACGGTGCCTTCAATGCTCAGGTGATACTTAACTTTCTTAAACTGGATTCAAACAAATTACAAACAGTTCATGGTCACACATTTCAGGGCCTAAGAAATCTCCGCACACTCAAGATACGAAGCTGTGGTTTACATTCATTGGCATCTGACCTGTTCAATATCATTCGCATCTTACAGACCTTAGATATTGGTGACAATCTCATATATCAGTTGCCTTCCACTGATACCTTTCAGCATATCCCATCAACACTGCAGCACTTCATCGCCGACGGCAACCAAATATCTGTCCTTGTCAGGCATCAGTTCTCACGATTGAACCTAAATACTCTAGATTTATCTCGTAATAGAATCAGTCTGCTATCTCATGCATCGTTTTCCGAGTGTAATATACGTAATTTGTACTTATCATCCAACTCAGTAACTTCCATTGAAGAAAATGCATTGGCCTCTCTGGCACCTCAGTTGGAGAGGTTGGTTCTGTCAAAGAATCCATTACAATCCATACCACTTCATGTATTCGACGGTCTATATAGACTGATATATCTGAACCTTAGTACATGTTCACTAACAAAGCTCGAAGACTTACAGTTCCAGTCTTTACAGAGTTTGCGAAGTTTAGATCTATCCATGAATtctttacagtatatacctaatgCAGCGGTAAGTAAATTTGAAAACCTTCAAGAGCTCGGTCTCTATGGCAACCAGTGGCATTGTGACTGTCACATCAGACCTTTATGGAACTGGTTACAGGGTTTTGTTCATGGAATTCTAGTGTGTCCCACTGGACAAAATATAGCTATGCTTAGCAACTGTAAGACTCCAATGTGTGAATCACCTTCCGGTGTCAGAAACTTACAAATATCCACCCTGTCTGAGGAGGATATCCAGGTATGTCAGGAGTCAGGAGACCAAGAAAACATGTCCGTGGGAACTATCATTGGCCTCGCTCTTGGAAGTATGGTCGTGGTCATTTTATTCGGAATTCTGGTTGTGTGTATTTGCCGTCATCGTCATGGCCGTCCTTTGCCTGTCATATGCACAACAAATTCGAATGCTAGCAGCCACAAGGAAGATCGCGAAAAGTCTACCACTCCATTCAAGGATGTGGACATGGGCTCTTTGAATGAATCGGACAAAGATTTCGTAGTGAAGCGCTATTTCCGGTCAATGGAGAACCAGCCAACTAGTGTTGCATCCTACCGCGGGACTCCATCGCTGTCACACAAGGAGTTTGATTTTAACGAATCCTGTCCCTCTATTCATAGTGTAAATAGTGTGTTTAATGGCCCTATAGGATATGAGTCGACTGTATGA